The following are encoded together in the Phaseolus vulgaris cultivar G19833 chromosome 9, P. vulgaris v2.0, whole genome shotgun sequence genome:
- the LOC137821064 gene encoding protein RADIALIS-like 3, which translates to MASSQGWTPKQNKRFENALAIFDKDTPDRWHNLARAVGGKTVEDVKRHYEKLVEDVKQIEEGHVPLPNYRTVATMAGSIRGYSYMDAENRMKGMSLQ; encoded by the exons ATGGCCTCAAGCCAGGGTTGGACACCGAAGCAGAACAAAAGATTTGAGAATGCCCTTGCCATCTTCGACAAGGACACCCCAGATAGGTGGCACAACCTTGCCAGGGCCGTAGGAGGAAAAACTGTGGAAGATGTCAAAAGGCATTATGAGAAGCTCGTGGAAGATGTGAAGCAGATTGAGGAAGGCCATGTGCCCCTTCCCAATTACCGAACTGTTGCAACTATGGCAGGCAGCATCAGAGGTTACAGTTACATGGATGCAGAAAACAG GATGAAGGGCATGAGTCTGCAGTGA
- the LOC137820316 gene encoding DNA-3-methyladenine glycosylase 1, with amino-acid sequence MGEHTLGQAQSLIEPQPHPVPSSSAAAPDGAQADSELNNVLPHANSPASKIPLRPRKIRKVSPDPSTSESQTEPPKPGKSGGRSTKHVPPSRGMSVLPRLVARSLSCEGEVEIALRFLRNADPLLSPLIDIHQPPTFDNFHTPFLALTRSILYQQLAYKAGTSIYTRFIALCGGENGVVPETVLALTPQQLRQIGVSGRKASYLHDLARKYQNGILSDSAIVNMDDKSLFTMLTMVNGIGSWSVHMFMIFSLHRPDVLPINDLGVRKGVQLLYNLEDLPRPSQMDHLCEKWRPYRSVASWYMWRFVEAKGTPSSAVAVATGAGLQQQHHHQHQQHEQQQQQHPPQPQLLDPINSMFNLGAACAWGQ; translated from the exons ATGGGCGAACACACGCTAGGTCAAGCACAATCCCTAATCgaacctcaaccccacccagTTCCCTCCTCTTCCGCAGCCGCCCCCGACGGCGCTCAGGCGGACTCCGAACTAAACAATGTCCTTCCTCACGCAAACTCCCCTGCCTCGAAAATCCCCCTCCGTCCCCGCAAGATCCGGAAGGTCTCACCGGACCCTTCCACATCCGAATCCCAAACCGAACCACCTAAACCGGGCAAGAGCGGTGGCCGGAGCACCAAGCACGTTCCGCCTTCGCGAGGCATGTCGGTGCTGCCGCGCTTAGTGGCGCGTTCACTCTCGTGCGAAGGAGAGGTGGAGATCGCGCTCCGATTCCTTCGCAACGCGGACCCTCTCCTCTCCCCTCTAATCGACATTCACCAACCCCCAACCTTCGACAATTTCCACACTCCCTTCCTCGCCCTAACGCGCAGCATCTTGTACCAGCAACTCGCGTATAAAGCAGGCACCTCCATCTACACGCGCTTCATCGCACTCTGCGGTGGCGAAAACGGCGTTGTTCCCGAAACCGTTCTCGCTTTGACTCCCCAACAGCTTCGCCAGATTGGGGTTTCGGGACGGAAGGCGAGTTACCTTCACGATTTGGCGAGGAAGTACCAGAATGGGATACTGTCCGATTCGGCCATTGTGAACATGGACGATAAGTCACTCTTCACTATGCTAACCATGGTCAATGGAATTGGCTCGTGGTCTGTTCACATGTTCATGATTTTTTCACTCCATAGACCCGATGTTCTCCCCATCAATGACTTGGGTGTGAGGAAAGGTGTTCAGCTTCTCTATAACCTCGAGGACTTGCCTCGGCCGTCGCAGATGGACCACTTGTGTGAGAAGTGGAGGCCTTATCGCTCTGTTGCTTCGTGGTATATGTGGAGATTTGTTGAAGCCAAAGGAACTCCTTCTAGTGCTGTGGCAGTAGCCACTGGTGCCGGCTTGCAGCAGCAGCATCACCACCAGCATCAACAACATGAGCAACAGCAGCAGCAACATCCTCCACAGCCGCAGCTTCTCGACCCCATAAATAGTATGTTTAATCTCGG GGCGGCCTGTGCTTGGGGACAGTGA
- the LOC137822209 gene encoding uncharacterized protein, with protein MPYQYENYDPSFPDQPVVDLYLPVWARLPAFHSKPAFIWAQDLHSTTLLTYHQLNATVHLISSQLHGPLQRGDTVLLLCSPGLDLVELIFGCQRAGLLSVPMVPPHPSFSKQNYHHLIRAISQTKPKAAIAHSHYISTIRHYLSSPHNNNTKLAHMLQTIHWISIDQLKHGKATVTVNNSDSLTYSGCKADEVYLVQYTSGATGIPKPVLVTAGSAAHNVRTARKAYDLHPNSTIVSWLPQYHDCGLMFLLLTIVSGATCVLTSPNAFIKRPRLWLELLSEFKATCTPVPSFTLPLVIKRGGIHQRDLPINLSTLKNLIIINEPIYRDSVEEFVHTFSPFGLSPSSISPSYGLAENCTFVSTAWRSCHSDNDGAYASSFPDFPTHNKLLPVARLGNVEQEDVDIMVVNEETLEPTEDGVEGEIWVASPSNASGYLGHPSLTREVFHGRLRNMVSKCFLRTGDKGIVKGEKRYLFVTGRCQDAMELENGEKVHPHYIETAAYNSCSKLLRGGCIAAFKVSATVVVVAEMQRFEKDVDVVVLKWVCEGIKEGVWKEGKVEVGRVVLVKSECVPKTTSGKLQRGRCKEKLLAGEMVILAEMRFGKDVTDFKRTQKEGDEAWGEKGNVNSSLSCMPISLL; from the coding sequence ATGCCATACCAGTACGAGAATTATGACCCCTCCTTCCCCGACCAACCTGTTGTTGACTTATACCTCCCAGTTTGGGCAAGGTTACCAGCTTTCCACTCCAAACCAGCTTTCATTTGGGCTCAAGACTTGCACTCCACCACTCTCCTCACCTACCATCAACTCAATGCCACTGTTCATCTCATCTCATCACAGCTGCATGGTCCTTTGCAAAGAGGAGACACTGTTCTGCTTCTCTGCTCTCCAGGACTTGACCTAGTCGAGCTCATTTTCGGGTGCCAAAGAGCTGGTCTCTTGAGCGTACCTATGGTCCCTCCTCACCCTTCTTTCTCCAAACAAAATTATCACCACCTCATAAGAGCCATTTCTCAGACCAAACCCAAAGCTGCCATAGCTCACTCTCACTACATATCCACCATTCGACACTACCTCTCTTCCCCCCACAACAACAACACCAAGCTTGCTCACATGCTGCAAACTATCCACTGGATTTCCATTGACCAACTCAAACACGGTAAAGCCACCGTCACTGTAAACAACAGTGATTCCCTAACATACAGTGGTTGCAAAGCagatgaagtctatttggttcAGTACACTTCTGGAGCCACTGGGATCCCTAAACCCGTGCTTGTCACTGCTGGCTCAGCTGCTCACAACGTTAGAACAGCCAGAAAAGCTTACGATCTTCATCCAAACAGCACAATCGTTTCGTGGCTGCCACAGTATCATGATTGTGGCCTCATGTTTCTGTTGCTCACCATTGTATCCGGTGCCACGTGTGTTCTCACCTCCCCAAACGCGTTCATCAAACGCCCCAGACTCTGGCTTGAACTCTTGTCCGAATTCAAGGCCACGTGCACTCCCGTTCCGTCGTTCACATTGCCACTGGTTATCAAGCGTGGAGGGATTCACCAAAGAGATTTACCCATCAACCTATCAACTTTGAAGAACCTCATAATCATCAACGAACCTATCTATAGAGACTCGGTGGAAGAATTCGTTCATACTTTTTCGCCATTCGGGTTAAGCCCTTCTTCTATCTCTCCTTCCTACGGGTTAGCAGAGAATTGTACCTTTGTGTCCACTGCCTGGAGGAGCTGTCACAGTGACAATGATGGCGCTTATGCTTCCAGCTTCCCAGATTTTCCAACTCACAACAAACTGTTACCGGTTGCAAGGCTCGGAAACGTGGAACAGGAAGACGTGGACATTATGGTCGTAAACGAAGAAACCTTGGAGCCGACCGAGGATGGTGTCGAAGGAGAAATTTGGGTTGCTTCACCAAGCAATGCTTCTGGGTACCTTGGCCACCCTAGTTTAACAAGAGAGGTGTTTCATGGAAGACTGAGAAACATGGTTAGTAAGTGCTTTCTTCGAACTGGGGACAAAGGCATCGTGAAAGGAGAAAAGAGATACCTTTTTGTTACTGGTCGCTGTCAGGATGCCATGGAACTCGAAAACGGTGAAAAGGTTCATCCACATTACATAGAGACAGCGGCTTATAACAGTTGCTCCAAGTTACTCAGAGGAGGTTGCATTGCAGCGTTTAAAGTATCAGCAACGGTGGTGGTTGTGGCAGAGATGCAGAGGTTCGAAAAAGATGTGGATGTGGTTGTGTTGAAGTGGGTCTGTGAGGGAATTAAGGAAGGTGTTTGGAAGGAGGGAAAGGTAGAGGTTGGAAGGGTGGTTTTGGTTAAGAGTGAGTGTGTTCCTAAAACCACTTCTGGAAAATTGCAAAGAGGGAGGTGTAAGGAGAAGCTTCTTGCAGGAGAAATGGTGATTCTGGCGGAGATGCGGTTTGGAAAAGATGTTACTGATTTTAAGAGAACACAGAAGGAAGGAGACGAAGCTTGGGGAGAGAAGGGTAACGTGAACAGTTCACTTTCATGTATGCCAATCTCTCTTCTGTGA
- the LOC137821429 gene encoding uncharacterized protein: MAKISLLLVFSVVLALPFRSILGQEDDWKNLLGQGGLSQDALDKARMAMGGAAAQAAVNDYFGSALSGGASSDSSDSSPAEDEPYEGEGSSLADFLDSDNTGTNDKGSIADSPVGAPNGLPEDEDDDDDDDDDDSSPAGAPEGSFSPAEAPENSPEEAPSTEAPTNAPVEAPSTEAPTNAPVEAPESAPANAPGFDDLVEGERAPTNAPVGEPDEDDDDDDDDDDDDEDEGDSGFSPSIAPTQAPEGEPLDES; this comes from the exons ATGGCCAAGATATCATTACTTTTGGTGTTTTCGGTGGTGTTGGCTCTGCCATTCCGTTCGATTTTGGGCCAGGAAGATGATTGGAAGAATCTGTTGGGCCAGGGAGGCCTCTCCCAAGACGCATTGGACAAGGCCCGGATGGCTATGGGTGGGGCCGCGGCCCAAGCAGCTGTCAATGATTATTTCGGCTCAGCCCTAAGTGGCGGCGCCTCCTCTGACTCTTCTGACTCTTCTCCTGCCGAGGACGAACCTTACGAAGGCGAAGGCTCATCCTTGGCTGACTTTTTAGACTCCGACAA CACTGGAACCAACGACAAAGGATCAATAGCAGATTCACCGGTTGGAGCACCAAATGGTTTACCTGAAGACGAGGATGACGACGACGACGACGACGATGATGATTCTTCTCCCGCAGGCGCACCGGAGGGTTCTTTCTCACCTGCAGAAGCACCAGAAAACTCACCCGAGGAAGCACCGTCTACTGAAGCACCAACCAATGCGCCGGTGGAAGCACCATCTACTGAAGCACCAACCAACGCGCCAGTGGAAGCACCTGAATCTGCACCCGCAAATGCACCCGGATTTGATGATCTTGTGGAAGGTGAACGGGCACCAACAAATGCACCTGTGGGGGAACcagatgaagatgatgatgatgatgatgatgacgaCGACGATGATGAAGATGAGGGTGATTCCGGGTTTTCACCCAGTATTGCTCCCACACAGGCACCTGAAGGGGAACCATTAGATGAATCATAA
- the LOC137821430 gene encoding protein RADIALIS-like 1, with translation MGWTREENRRFEDALAVHGPDDPNRWQHVADAVGGKSVQEVKMHYEILQEDVIRIERDQIPLPRYRGASINGRQIDNEQRRMRNLTLR, from the exons ATGGGTTGGACACGAGAAGAGAATAGACGTTTTGAGGATGCTCTTGCTGTTCATGGCCCTGATGACCCAAATCGGTGGCAACATGTAGCTGATGCCGTGGGTGGAAAATCCGTACAAGAGGTGAAAATGCACTATGAGATCCTCCAGGAAGACGTCATTCGAATTGAGCGAGATCAAATCCCACTACCCAGGTACAGAGGTGCCAGCATCAATGGAAGACAAATTGACAATGAGCAAAG GAGAATGAGGAATCTGACTCTCCGATGA